The stretch of DNA aattaaaaaaaaaaaaaaaagtgtataaaataaatttttatataatattaatatattattttgaaatatattttaattcatttttatgttaattattGAATTGAAATTATTCTTAGGACAATataacatttattattttagtcaaACCTAAATTAATTTGACTTAACTACCATAATCATAAATTGCAACAagtatcttttttttctttctttctttcatttttttttttttgggaaatgggagtatccttttttttttttttgaaatagtcAACAAGTATCCTTAAGGGTTAAAGTTTTACTTCAAATAATATTTCACATAAAGTAAGTATcgcaaaataataatttcacttattattgggaaatttttaaaaatatcattttttttatattttatttacaattttacggtttaaaatttttgtttataaaaatatccTTCTAAAGTTTTACAATTGCAATAATACACTTTACTgaacaaaaagtaaaaaaaaaacaacgaTAAATCAATCTCACGACACACTATAAAAAAAACGCTACCTTTAGTAACAACTTTTTAGTTAcagcataatttttttgtgactaaatgtgactttcagtgcataacaaaaaaaattacttacaactaaaacttaatatttaaatacaaattgttactattttaatttttatcatcCCAACGaatattattactatataaatGAACCAAGTATATATGTATCTAGAAGCATAAGCCACTTCTTGATAAGTTCTTATTTTCCATGTTAGACTAAGATTTTatttgtaatttatttaatattgatTACAATGTATATgtcattataaaattaaattaattattggaATTAATTATTTGACTGTTTCCAAATGAAagataacaaaagaaaaatttaaaagaaaaatactacATAAACCTCTTGGAAAAGTCtatatatttttgataattttaagATATATTTTCATGTAATAGATTTTGTACAATTTGCTTAttaatagatatttttgtaggaTTTTACCCTTTTACCTTACACCAACAAGAGTTTTAATATCAGGATCAAGGTCAAAAATGACATTTCTTTGTCTAACTTAACCTTAGACAAAAACGGCAGTGTTTTGATCAACACGACACAAACTCTAGTGTCGTTTGAAGCTTTGGTTTAAAGACTCTACAGAAGAGTCTGGAAACCCTAAACACCCAAACACAACACACACTCAGCCTCTCTGAATCGAAATCCTAGGTTCTTCACCCACACACACAGATTTAGATTTAGCAAAATGAAAAACAAAGTAAGGGAGAGAAAACACCAAGAAATATTTCAGAGTTCACCCAAAAAACTGGGCTACATCTCTGTCAAGCTCATCTCAGAGATCGAAGCTTGATATCCACTATCAACAATGTCGATTTACAAGTTTTGGAACTTCCTGTCACATAAGATCGACCAGGTAAGCTCGATTCTTTCTCTTTtacactttttgttttgttcttcACTTGATTTGTTCTCGATCTAACTCTCTTTTTGTTTCCTTGTGCATGTACTTCCTCCTTCTACCTCCTCACCATGAGAACTTGGTTTCTCATCTCTGGATCTTGGAGAAGAATCCTTCAACTAGGGTTTAcaccttctctctttctctatctTTTCTGATCTGTGTAATCTGCACTGTTTGTTTTAATTTTCTGCTTATATATATGTGTCATAGTCGGTTGATCACAGATctaggagttagttacaataacagttgtaactaactcctaTTTCTTGATCTAGTAGAGGCGAAGCCACCTAGGGTTGAGTCCAACTTGTTTTGTTTCTGTTGTAAGTGCTGATGTGGATATTTGTTGTAAAAAGAACTGGTTATAAGTGGAATTTACCCAACAAtttctatattttctaaaaatatatataataataaaaagtaacaaaaaaaaaactacgtaGTTGTGTTGTGATCACAAATTTCAACTAGCTAGGTCAATTGGCTTTAGGTACCTAGAGAAGTTGAGTTCATTGTTCTTTCAATGTACATTACGCATCAATactgaagaaaataaaaataaattttacagaaCATGCATAACTCGACTCtgataaaattaaaacttaataataataattacaaactGGGCTGTAAGTGTCGCTATCAATTATTCATCGAAGGTGTCAAGTCATATGTCTAAACATGGTTCATACATTCAATTAGCCTACAATAATTTCGccaatacaattatattttaaaaggcCTATTACAATCCTACTAAATCTAGAATTATCATATTATAACAGAAAACTATGCGAGTTTTCATTTtggaaaaccctaattagaCACTAACATAACTTGTCTATAAATACAAGATGTTAGACTCAGAAACAGAGCCATCCTATACACAAGAGCGACCATGGTCCCccaaaattctaaaaaaataaaaattaattctttattattgtattaatttttattttcttcaaaatttacaatttgtcatcctaattttaatttcttttctttttgtcgtCCTAAAGTTGAATTCTAACTCTGTTCCTAGTTGGACATATTTTGAAGCTATATTTTCAATGTATTTGAACTCCAAAAACTTAATGatattaaaactcaaaatatatatatgtataaactttTTGTGTTCATCATCTTTATACGATGTATTTGTgttcatttttaaaatataatatttaaatataagttgtcactaattttatttattgtaactaaaaatattttttctagtcacaataaattataatttttgtactgactaatatttttaatcatgaatctttataattaattacaacttatttattttttatttttaaaagtaaaatttttataatatttattaacacGACATTAATTGTCTCTATTTGTTAAATAAGAAAGtgaaataaaattctaaattttactaaaatcaacataattgtctcattttatattttgtacgttacaagataaatatatataaacattaagatgataatgaaaataataaagacaAAATTTAGTGGAAAAAGCTATCACTGTAATTAGCTTTTGTTTCAGATCTTTGGTTGGAATTTGAAACTTATAAAGGTGtctatatatatagctttatAATTGTAACGTATATAGTAAAGTAACTTAATAACAAGTGTTCTTTTGATTCAATGCAAAGACTCGTAACTGCAGtcttaatagttatttttttatatatataatatatttgaaaaaacTAGGAAGGTAAGAAGGTAAGGTATATAATTTGATAGATAAGATTTGTTTTGTCATATATGTAACACGTGTCATCCAATTaatctttgtgtgtgatccagTTCAACTCACTACTTGATAAGCATAATAAAACCCTAATAAACCTAGCCACGTACCCTAAAATTAGATGATcatcatacatatatacttacCTGGTCAACAACTCaaagttttctatttttggATATTATATTAtggctaattagtatttttaccccttgaactttgacgtgtactaaatcatgctctatGAACTtttaagatcattaaaaatacttcttgaattattgagattgttggatttaaagacttttgtcgaATTTCATTCAGTTTTACTGTTTCAAAgattgtttatgtattaaattatactcccaaactttgatatctaccaaatcatgtcccttgaattttgacatgtactaaattatgtcttctaaactttcatccatgttagacttttttactaaaattggaaaaaaaaaagtccttaaatccaacaatctcaatagttcagggacaTAAGCGTTATATTAAGTCTTAATTAGCCTTATATTATATTGGCATAAGCGTTGTTTAGTATCCCATGTGACTCGCGATAAAAATTCTGCAACTCAGTGTCATATcgtaaatattaaatttcatataatttaaaaaaataattttagaaaatatcattaattaaataatgtaaaatactaCTTATAAAAGATATTATGAAGTGGTGTCCAATAATAATACTCTCCTCATTATATTAAGTGTATAATATGATTGTTTAAATAATTGTGTTtggttatatataaatatatttagttaaattactattaattattaaattatattattatttagttgAACACACAAATATAATATGTTGACGTAATAAAagctttaaaaaattattaatataatctaTTGTATTGATGGAAATATTTGGAActtatcatttaaaaaagatttaagaTTATCCACATGCAGTAATAATTTTCCTAaacttaaaaaactaaaaaccttaatgaaaatttgaaagattaaaaaagaaaatattacattaaaaaaagAGGATTGTACATAAACTTTCACTATATCTACAATAgacaaaaatacattttgttTGACTTACAATGCTCCattagtaattaaattaatcaaatcACTATAAAACTATCATTAATAAGTTAAAAAATGAATCAAATTTCGATTTCATTCTAATATAAACattcctttaaaaaaaaaaaggaaaaaatcatTCCAatgattgataaaaaaattatgtatttttatgaattttgtGTGTAAgtgttaaattttattccactccttcaagaaaacaaaaaatatattacattcatttctaatttttattttcatggtACATGGGTCAACAAAGGACATTGTAGAATTtttcaaaactatatatatttataaataaaagagaATTGTGACTTTAAAGTGCTTATATTATGGTAAGTCCAAGTCAAACACAAAGACCCTAGAGTGTAACGTGCTCTGCTATGCTATGTTATGTGGTTCACAAGCTTCATTTTAAAGCAACTCAAAACTTCAACTTCCCTATTCTATATCTACTATTTACCTTTAAACAACAACACCCTTatcttactaaaaaagattCACATTTTAATGTATTCCAAATTTTTTAGGTGAGAAGGTCACTTTTATTCATATAGAAGTATAGGGATAATTTTTATTCGGTATATATACACGACAATATACATTATGagctaattaaaatttttatcctctaaattttgacatataccaaattatattccttaaatttttttgactgttaaaattttttcttgatatattaagatttttaaatttagagacttttatctaatttcattaaaatttactaatttagtaattatttatgtattaaattataattcctaaactttaatatctaccaaatcatatccttcgaactttgacatatagtAAATTATGTTCTTTGAACTTTTATTCATGTTAGACATTACTtactaaaattgaataaaaattcttaaatacaATAACCGCAATAGTTCAAAGAAAATTTTTTaacaaccttaaaagttcaaagAACATTATTTAGTGCATATCAAAATTCAGaagacaaaaatcctaattaacttACATTATAATTATAGTGATTTAATGTATCAAATAATCACTTACATAAgtgcttattttattttacactgTAAACAAAAGTGATGTGGCCACCTAAAATATTCATGTATTACTTGATAAGCTATATGTTGTATTAGTAATTTCAATCAAAGAAGAGAAAAACCATCTTAAGTAATGTCTTTGCTGATTATACAGagtataataaattaactagtcaagaatttaaatatcattatatATCATAATAAGAAAAAACTACAACCAACATAATGAATtccaaatatttcaaattaaataagaaagaaattaatgACATGGGCATTACCAAAAAAGGTGTAGGAAGGAACAAAAAACCTGCAAACTAGAAACTAGAGGTGTACTCTGCCTCAGTTTCTATGGCAATATATCATGTGAACTACTAGTACTAGTCTCACTCTCACTTGCATTCAACACCAGCTTCAGCAGCTCGACGGGGCTTGTTTTTTCGCCTACTCCCATTATGTCGAAATCCATTAGACTTAGTTGAGTCATCAGTGCTTGATCTTGTTCCATTACCATTTTCTTCCTTAACCGAATCTGATGATTTCTCTTTTACCTGCGAATATCGTTTTCTCTTCTTTCCATTCTCTGCTGCAGTTGGACTTTTCGCCtctttagttgttgttgttgttgttgttgttataacaGCTTTTGCATTCTCACTATCTTCCTCTTCTGTTTTCTCAATTTCTTCTTCATCGATCTCGTCCTTCAATGGTTTTTGAGGTCTTCCTCTTCTCTTCTGTGCCGGTATCTTTTCTTCCTCACCACTTCCGGTGTCATCGTGATTGCTCACAGTTAATCTCTTCCCTTTTCCTCTACCTCTACCCATAATCTTAAAActtcacaaaagtataattcATACACAAAAAAGCAATTTTCTgcccaacaacaaaaaaaaaaaacaaatcaaaacatGTAAACAAAGATGGCAATAACTAAATATTCATTTCCATCAAATCTCAATCTAATAATCATTTCATTACCTTAACATAAAGTAGCCAAAAACAAACTTATACTTATCACTATGTTAAGGTACAAAATTTCACTTACAACAGCAAAAATCAGAGATGCTCAATCCACAAAACTCAAAGAGAAACTTCTTAAAAAAATCGAATGCATTTCGTTATGTACTATAAGCATTGTTTTATGTACTCTAAGCTCACTTTGATGTACTTTGGCTTCCAATTGATAGATCAGCTCAATCTTAATCCAATGGTTATGAAGACCGCGAAATAGATATCCTCACGGGATAAAATCCACTCCCTTCCTAAGTTTATGAATACAAAACTTGGGTGTAACATGTCTTCTCTTACATACATCAATTAAGGAAACATCTTAATCATTGAGagtttgttcttcttcttcaatcaaAATATCCTTATTAACTATTATATCAAACTTAAGTCTTCTTCAgaataaagtatgagaaaccccTTTGCCTTATCCTCTTGTTTCACAACCTTTTTCTTAAACTCAATGGGTGGTTTATTTACATACCAAAAAAGAATTTAGGGTTCCCCTTCTTTTAATTTGATTTACAATGTTCTTGAATAGATTAATTAGGTTATGATATTAATGGGTTTAACTTATCTTTCTTTCTATACCAATCATAATTAAATCAAATTAAGAAATCATATTAAGAAAAGGtaaaattttgcagttttagcAAGTATTTGCATTACATGATTGAAAACCCaatcaaaat from Cannabis sativa cultivar Pink pepper isolate KNU-18-1 chromosome 2, ASM2916894v1, whole genome shotgun sequence encodes:
- the LOC115719605 gene encoding uncharacterized protein LOC115719605 is translated as MGRGRGKGKRLTVSNHDDTGSGEEEKIPAQKRRGRPQKPLKDEIDEEEIEKTEEEDSENAKAVITTTTTTTTKEAKSPTAAENGKKRKRYSQVKEKSSDSVKEENGNGTRSSTDDSTKSNGFRHNGSRRKNKPRRAAEAGVECK